The following is a genomic window from Chloroflexota bacterium.
GCCGAAGAGCCTACTAGTCCAACCACATGTACTCGAGGTTGGGGCCAAAGATGTTCGGCATCAGGTACTGGTAGGAGAAGAGGGCATTGTGGAGCTTCTCGCTATGGAAGTAGATCGCGGCGAGGGTGGGAGCCGGGATTCTCCAGACGTTGTCATGCTCCGCCTGCCAGATCTGCTTCAGGATGTCCTTGCGCTTGGCCGGATCCATCTCGACGCGCTGATTATCAAGGAGTTTATCCAGGTTTTGGTCCTTGATGCGCGCCACGTTCCCCGAGGAAGCTGAATGCATGTGATTGTAGACGTACGAATCAATCGTGGACTGCGTTCCGACGAAGTAGAAGGTGCCGCCGCCGAACTTGTACCCCACCGCGTTGCCGCGGAGTGTGGTGAAGTCAACGGGATTCAGCTTGACCGTGATGCCGATCGCCTTGAGGTTGTCCACAAAGATCGGGCTGCTCAGGTCATGGTCGGCCAGGGCGCCTCTCGAGTAGTCCATCTGGATTTCGAAGCCGTTCGGGAACCCCGCCTCGGTCAAAAGTTGCTTTGCCTTCGTCGGGTTGTACTGGTAGTTCGGCATCTCGTCCAGCTTCGGGCGCTGATCGAAAATCCAGGGCCAGGGCACGGGCGACATGATGGTGCCGGCGTCCTGGTAGATGTCCTTCACCACGCCAGGGCGGTCATAGGCAAGGGACATCGCCTGGCGTACCTTCACGTTCGCCGTGGGGCCGCTCTCCAGGTTCACGACGATCGAGTAGAGGGCGTGGGGCCAAATTGTCTCAAAGTAGACGGCGTTGGGCACCGTGCGGCGGATCTCTTCAGAGCCGCGAACGGTGTAGTTCGCGCCCGGCAGGTTTGTCCAGTGCTGTTGGCCGGCGCGGAAGGCCGCCTTGGCGGCCTCGCCGTCCGTGATGACGCCGTATTCAAAGGCGTCCATGTACGGCTGACCGGGCTTGAAGAAGGTGGGGTTCTTGACGTAGATGATCTGCTCTTTCCCCTTGACTTCCTTTACCTGGTAGGGGCCGGTGCCGATCATCTGGTTCTCAAAGCTGCCGCTGGCATCCTTGATTTCCTTGGCCAGGATGTAGTGCTGGATGCCTGCGGGAACCACGGCAAGGAAGTCGGCGGAGACGCTCTTCTGTGCGATGACTACGGTCTGCGCGTCCGGCGCCGTGACGGAATCAACGTTCGCGAAGTTGCTCGCCAAGGCGCTGCCCTGGGTCTTCCAGGCGTAATCGTAGGAGAAGAGGATATCGGCCGAGGTGACGGCCCTGCCGTTCACAGGCGCGATGTTCTGGAACTTCGCATCCGGGCGCAGCTTGAACGTCCATGTCTTGCCGTCGGCGGAAGCGCTCCAAGAGCTGGCAAGGTCGGGCACGATCTCGCAGGTGTACGGGTCAAAGACCTTCATTTCCAAGCCTGCGGCGCAGCGGACCAAGCGGTTGTGGGCCACGCTTAGCGGGCCGTTGGTGCCGGAGCCGACGGACTTGATGGGATCAAGATTCGGCCAGCTGACGCTGGAGGAAATCTTGAGGGTGCCGCCCGGCTTAGGCGTGAGGGAGAAGTTCGGGGCGTTATAGCGATACTTGATGACCTTCAGCGTGTTGGGGTTGACGTTAAAGACGCCTGGCACCGGCGCAGCCGTTGCCGTTGGTGCGCGGGTTGGTGCAGCTGTCGGGGGAGCAGAGGTCACCGTTGGTGGGGCCGCTGTCGGGGCCGCTGTTGGGGGAGCAGTCGTCGCGGTGGGATCTTCATCGTCGTCCCCGCCGCAGGCCACCAGCACCATGCTCACCACCATGGCCAAGACAAAGGCGGTCCATGGAAGTTTTCTCAGTGGAAGTTTTCTCAGTTTCAGCATCTATTCTCCTTCATGAGCTTTCTACGCATAGCCGATCATAGAGTTCTACGCTTGTGGGACACGACAAAGTTGCTCTGCTCTCTCGATGCGGCCTCCTCAGTTCTTCCCTAGGAAACAATCGGTTTTCTAGGAGGGCGGTAAGGTGCGGGGTAGTATATAACACACTAAGCTATTTGAAAAGTCCCACAAGGCCGCATGCCATAAAGAGGCTACCCGATCCGTCCACGCAGCTTCGGGTCAAGAACGTCACGGATTGTATCGCCCAGCATATTGAAGCCAAAGACGGTCAGGCTGAGGAAAACGCCTGGGAAGATGCCGATCCAGGGGGCAGTGGTAAGCACATCCCGTCCCTCCTGGCTGATCATATAACCCCAGGATGGGTTGGGAGGAGGCGGCCCCAGGCCAAGAAAGCTCAAGGAGGCCTCCAGGAGGATCGCGTTTCCTATCTGCACAGAGCCGATGACGAGAACCGGGGCGACGACGTTGGGGAGGACGTGGCGCAGGAGGATGCGCGCGCTCCCTGCGCCAAGGGCCTTGGCGGCCTCCACGTACATGTTCGGCTTCACGGCCAGCACTGCCCCTCTCACGATGCGGGCAGAACTGGGCGTCATAACCACGGCGATCGTCAGGATAAGCTTGTCCGTCCCCGGTTCGAAGATCGAGATGAGCGCCAACGCCAGCACCATCGTTGGGATGGACATGATGGCGTCAATGATGCGTTGAAGCACGATGTCCAGAAAGCCGCCGAAGTAGCCGCTCAAGAGGCCGATGATGGTGCCCGCAGCGGTACCGATGGAAACAGAGATGATGCCCACCAGCAGCGAAACCCGGCCTCCGTGCACAACCCGGCTAAAGACGTCCCGTCCTACTTGGTCTGTGCCGAACCAGTGGTCCCAACCTGGG
Proteins encoded in this region:
- a CDS encoding ABC transporter substrate-binding protein, encoding MLKLRKLPLRKLPWTAFVLAMVVSMVLVACGGDDDEDPTATTAPPTAAPTAAPPTVTSAPPTAAPTRAPTATAAPVPGVFNVNPNTLKVIKYRYNAPNFSLTPKPGGTLKISSSVSWPNLDPIKSVGSGTNGPLSVAHNRLVRCAAGLEMKVFDPYTCEIVPDLASSWSASADGKTWTFKLRPDAKFQNIAPVNGRAVTSADILFSYDYAWKTQGSALASNFANVDSVTAPDAQTVVIAQKSVSADFLAVVPAGIQHYILAKEIKDASGSFENQMIGTGPYQVKEVKGKEQIIYVKNPTFFKPGQPYMDAFEYGVITDGEAAKAAFRAGQQHWTNLPGANYTVRGSEEIRRTVPNAVYFETIWPHALYSIVVNLESGPTANVKVRQAMSLAYDRPGVVKDIYQDAGTIMSPVPWPWIFDQRPKLDEMPNYQYNPTKAKQLLTEAGFPNGFEIQMDYSRGALADHDLSSPIFVDNLKAIGITVKLNPVDFTTLRGNAVGYKFGGGTFYFVGTQSTIDSYVYNHMHSASSGNVARIKDQNLDKLLDNQRVEMDPAKRKDILKQIWQAEHDNVWRIPAPTLAAIYFHSEKLHNALFSYQYLMPNIFGPNLEYMWLD
- a CDS encoding ABC transporter permease, translating into MSTAIQATWRTDPRYKAVSLGKRWLRFAKREPIGTAAGILIILLISSALFAPLISEFDPTKTRVGRPFTGPGWDHWFGTDQVGRDVFSRVVHGGRVSLLVGIISVSIGTAAGTIIGLLSGYFGGFLDIVLQRIIDAIMSIPTMVLALALISIFEPGTDKLILTIAVVMTPSSARIVRGAVLAVKPNMYVEAAKALGAGSARILLRHVLPNVVAPVLVIGSVQIGNAILLEASLSFLGLGPPPPNPSWGYMISQEGRDVLTTAPWIGIFPGVFLSLTVFGFNMLGDTIRDVLDPKLRGRIG